In one Hymenobacter sp. DG25B genomic region, the following are encoded:
- a CDS encoding phospho-sugar mutase, which translates to MALSPDVQQKIHTWLNGSYDAETKANIQELLSNDQEEALNDAFYRDLEFGTGGLRGIMGTGSNRMNRYTLGMATQGLCNYLLRSFPIQEIKVALAHDSRNNSREFARIAAGIFSANGITVYLFEDLRPTPELSFAIRHLGCQSGCVITASHNPKEYNGYKVYWNDGAQVVAPHDANIITEVNAIQSVDEVKFQADESRIHLIGAELDAAYLAKVKELSINPAAIQRQHDLKIVYTPLHGTGITMVPKALAQLGFTNVHVVEAQATPDGNFPTVLSPNPEEKVAMQLALDQAKSLGADLVLATDPDADRVGIAVKNTDGEWVLVNGNQTAALLTHYLLSARHKAGKMTDKDFIVYTIVTSDVLGDVARAYDVKAYQTLTGFKYIAGIIRDLEGEANYIGGGEESYGYMIGDFVRDKDAISACALLAEMAAVAKDNGHTLYQEMMQMYATYGFYKEHLISLTKKGQRGAEEIQEMMRDLRANPPRTIAGLPVVELRDYKTGVIRNLQTNQETTTGLESSNVLQFILADGSKISARPSGTEPKIKFYFSVKQPLKSVVDYKLAEKLADEKITAIIQDMQLK; encoded by the coding sequence ATGGCTCTCTCCCCCGACGTTCAGCAAAAAATACACACGTGGCTCAATGGCAGCTACGATGCCGAAACCAAAGCCAACATCCAGGAGCTTCTTTCCAACGATCAGGAAGAGGCGCTGAACGACGCCTTTTACCGGGACCTGGAGTTTGGCACCGGCGGCCTGCGCGGCATCATGGGTACGGGCTCCAACCGCATGAACCGCTACACGCTGGGCATGGCCACCCAGGGCTTGTGCAACTACCTGCTCCGCTCCTTCCCAATCCAGGAAATTAAGGTGGCCCTGGCTCACGACTCCCGCAACAACAGCCGGGAGTTTGCGCGCATAGCTGCCGGTATTTTCTCGGCCAATGGCATTACGGTGTATCTGTTTGAAGACCTGCGCCCCACGCCCGAGCTTTCCTTCGCCATCCGGCACCTGGGCTGCCAGAGCGGCTGCGTGATTACAGCCTCGCACAACCCCAAGGAGTACAACGGCTATAAAGTATACTGGAACGATGGCGCCCAGGTAGTAGCCCCCCACGATGCCAACATCATTACCGAAGTGAATGCCATTCAGAGCGTGGATGAAGTAAAATTCCAGGCCGATGAGTCGCGCATTCATCTGATTGGGGCCGAGCTGGATGCCGCGTATCTGGCTAAAGTAAAGGAGCTCAGCATCAACCCCGCAGCCATTCAGCGCCAGCACGATTTAAAAATCGTGTACACGCCCCTGCACGGCACGGGTATTACCATGGTGCCCAAAGCCCTGGCACAGCTGGGCTTTACCAACGTGCATGTTGTAGAGGCCCAGGCCACGCCCGACGGCAACTTCCCCACGGTACTCTCCCCCAACCCAGAGGAGAAAGTAGCCATGCAGCTGGCCCTGGACCAAGCCAAGTCCCTGGGTGCCGACCTGGTGCTGGCCACCGACCCCGATGCAGACCGCGTAGGCATTGCCGTAAAAAACACCGACGGCGAATGGGTGCTGGTAAACGGCAACCAGACGGCGGCCCTGCTCACGCACTACCTGCTCTCAGCCCGCCACAAGGCCGGCAAAATGACAGATAAGGACTTCATCGTCTATACCATCGTCACCAGCGACGTGCTGGGCGACGTGGCCCGCGCCTACGACGTGAAAGCCTACCAGACGCTGACTGGCTTCAAGTACATTGCCGGCATCATCCGCGACCTGGAAGGCGAGGCCAATTACATTGGTGGCGGCGAAGAAAGCTACGGCTACATGATTGGCGACTTTGTGCGGGATAAAGATGCCATTTCCGCCTGCGCTCTGCTGGCCGAAATGGCCGCCGTAGCCAAGGACAACGGCCACACCCTGTACCAGGAAATGATGCAGATGTACGCCACCTACGGCTTCTACAAAGAGCACCTCATTTCCCTCACCAAAAAAGGCCAGCGCGGCGCCGAGGAAATTCAGGAAATGATGCGCGACCTGCGCGCCAACCCGCCCCGCACCATTGCCGGCTTGCCCGTAGTAGAGCTGCGCGACTATAAAACCGGCGTAATCCGGAACCTGCAAACCAACCAGGAAACCACCACCGGTCTGGAAAGCTCCAACGTGCTGCAATTCATTCTGGCAGACGGCAGTAAAATCTCCGCCCGTCCTTCCGGCACCGAGCCCAAAATCAAGTTCTATTTCAGCGTAAAACAGCCTCTGAAATCAGTGGTGGATTACAAACTGGCCGAAAAGCTGGCCGATGAGAAAATCACGGCTATTATTCAGGATATGCAGCTGAAATAG
- a CDS encoding ABC1 kinase family protein, translated as MQFPFAYTGSWRMFKNTISNLGRIRQVAEVLVRYGFADVVTTTPLRRLVPQKQRISWRNSEQAVFETTRWERIRMIIEELGPTFIKLAQALSNRADLLPQGLIDEFEKLQSNVPPFDVRIARQIIEQELGKPVEELFSEFEEITLGSASIGQVHRARLHTGEEVVVKVQRPNVQEKVRTDLSLLHELVRLLGGFLRKHGLSNPQDIVDAFERSMMKEMDYTSEARSMDQFRKLYADYETFYIPKPFRELSTARVLVIEYVSGCKITDKAQLKAWNLSPEKVAETGMDIYLTQIFEFGRFHADPHPGNVLVRPDGTLVLIDFGMVGKLTKQQKYAFAGVFISMAQQDPRAMALSFRRLSITSDIPDMRAFEADLNDLIEDFATLDVKEMSMSDLADCLQGIIYKYKLQVPGAVFLILRALVILEGIGKVLHPSFNTFEFVRPYGARIMAEQYSPENILSEAQYTGTQLLALIQTLPADLRQIVRKISRGDLRVRVELSGYQLLLRKADQLVSRTIIALIAVAFLLFSGLSLLGHYSPEMRYVNGIPVLTWWSLGITGFLFLVLLILGTKREKRRER; from the coding sequence TTGCAGTTTCCCTTTGCTTACACCGGCTCCTGGCGCATGTTTAAAAATACCATTTCAAATCTGGGCCGCATTCGGCAGGTAGCGGAGGTGCTGGTGCGCTACGGGTTTGCCGATGTGGTAACCACGACACCGTTGCGCCGCCTGGTGCCGCAGAAGCAGCGTATTTCCTGGCGTAACTCTGAGCAGGCCGTATTTGAAACCACGCGCTGGGAGCGGATCCGGATGATTATTGAAGAGCTGGGCCCCACCTTCATTAAGCTGGCCCAGGCCCTGAGCAACCGCGCCGACCTGCTCCCGCAGGGGCTGATTGATGAGTTTGAAAAGCTGCAGAGCAATGTGCCCCCGTTTGATGTGCGCATTGCCCGGCAGATTATTGAGCAGGAGTTGGGCAAGCCGGTAGAAGAGCTGTTTAGTGAGTTTGAGGAAATTACGCTGGGCTCGGCCAGCATTGGGCAGGTGCACCGCGCCCGTCTGCATACCGGCGAGGAAGTGGTGGTGAAGGTGCAGCGCCCCAACGTACAGGAAAAAGTGCGCACCGACCTGAGCCTGCTCCATGAGCTGGTGCGCCTTCTCGGTGGTTTCCTGCGCAAGCACGGCCTCTCTAACCCGCAGGATATTGTGGATGCCTTTGAGCGGAGCATGATGAAGGAGATGGACTACACCTCCGAGGCCCGCAGCATGGACCAGTTCCGCAAGCTCTACGCCGACTACGAGACGTTCTACATCCCCAAGCCCTTCCGGGAGCTCAGCACCGCCCGCGTGCTCGTCATTGAATACGTGAGCGGCTGCAAAATCACGGATAAAGCGCAGCTGAAAGCCTGGAACCTCAGTCCTGAAAAGGTGGCCGAAACCGGCATGGATATCTACCTCACCCAGATATTCGAGTTTGGCCGCTTCCACGCTGACCCGCACCCCGGCAACGTGCTGGTGCGCCCCGATGGTACCCTGGTGCTCATTGACTTTGGCATGGTGGGCAAGCTCACCAAGCAGCAGAAATATGCCTTTGCGGGCGTGTTCATCAGCATGGCCCAGCAGGACCCGCGCGCCATGGCCCTGAGCTTCCGCCGCCTCTCCATCACCAGTGACATTCCCGACATGCGCGCCTTCGAGGCCGACCTCAACGACTTGATTGAGGACTTCGCTACGCTGGATGTGAAGGAGATGAGTATGAGTGATTTGGCCGACTGCCTGCAGGGCATTATCTACAAATACAAGCTGCAGGTGCCCGGCGCCGTGTTTCTCATTTTGCGGGCTTTGGTTATTCTGGAAGGCATTGGCAAAGTGCTGCACCCGTCCTTCAACACCTTTGAGTTTGTGCGGCCCTACGGTGCGCGCATCATGGCCGAGCAGTATTCGCCGGAAAACATCCTCAGCGAAGCCCAATATACCGGCACCCAGCTGCTGGCGCTCATCCAGACCCTGCCCGCCGACCTCCGCCAGATTGTGCGCAAAATTTCCCGCGGCGACCTGCGCGTGCGCGTGGAACTCAGCGGCTACCAGCTGCTCCTGCGCAAAGCCGACCAGCTGGTTTCCCGCACCATCATTGCCCTGATTGCGGTGGCGTTTCTACTGTTTTCCGGGCTGAGCCTGCTGGGGCATTATTCCCCGGAAATGCGCTACGTGAATGGTATTCCCGTGCTCACGTGGTGGAGCCTGGGCATCACCGGGTTTCTGTTTCTGGTGTTGCTGATTTTAGGGACGAAGCGGGAGAAGCGTAGAGAGCGGTGA
- a CDS encoding phasin family protein — MEDLFKKFINAGVGFVSLTSDRVQSTIDMLVKESKLSEKEGEKIMEELRKNTDTKRKELEKQFNSITSRMMKTVGLASSSEVEELKRTVKGGSKSSAGGSKSGAAAKPAAKAAGSSKTAGAAKSSAAKSGSSSASKAAPKASASKAGGAAKSASKSTSKSSDSTGSSAS, encoded by the coding sequence ATGGAAGATCTGTTTAAGAAGTTCATCAACGCCGGTGTCGGCTTCGTGTCGCTCACCAGTGACCGGGTTCAGAGCACCATCGATATGCTGGTGAAAGAGAGCAAACTGTCGGAGAAGGAGGGGGAAAAGATTATGGAGGAGCTGCGCAAAAACACCGACACCAAGCGCAAGGAGCTGGAGAAGCAGTTTAACAGCATTACCTCTCGCATGATGAAGACCGTAGGTCTGGCCTCCAGCAGCGAAGTAGAAGAGCTGAAGCGCACGGTGAAAGGCGGCTCCAAGTCTTCGGCGGGCGGTAGCAAATCGGGCGCGGCAGCCAAGCCAGCTGCTAAAGCAGCCGGTAGCAGCAAAACGGCTGGTGCTGCCAAGAGCTCTGCTGCTAAGTCAGGTAGCTCATCGGCCAGCAAAGCGGCGCCTAAGGCTTCAGCCTCCAAAGCGGGCGGTGCGGCCAAATCGGCCTCCAAAAGCACCTCTAAGTCTTCTGATTCTACCGGCTCTTCGGCTTCCTAG
- a CDS encoding alpha/beta hydrolase, whose protein sequence is MPSSQHLLLKQFLTAATGPLARRRPSLGKLRLACELGALFQFMPWNVFLEETSIEGMEAEWLRPQGAPAHRVLLYLHGGGYVLGSPNTHRSLIGALAQRCQMPALSINYRKAPEYPFPAALQDALMAYRWLLQEGFQPNNIIIAGDSAGGGLALALLLALRDGGEALPAAAIGLSPWTDLALPVSTLHRLAEEETQVLEALEIRNWGAMYAAGTAPENPLLSPSKAALHDLPPLLIQLSDAEVLCEDGLGFVQKARAAGVAITLQQFEGLVHWWHLFWRFLPEGRQALNQVSTFVHGIWEAQAEAARLVQAARKKVKTPAASAVRLRKWA, encoded by the coding sequence ATGCCTTCATCCCAACATTTGCTGCTGAAGCAGTTCCTCACCGCTGCTACTGGTCCGCTGGCCCGGCGCCGGCCCTCCTTGGGTAAACTGCGGCTGGCGTGCGAGTTGGGGGCGCTGTTTCAGTTTATGCCCTGGAATGTGTTTCTCGAAGAAACATCCATTGAAGGCATGGAAGCCGAATGGCTGCGACCCCAGGGAGCACCGGCGCATCGGGTATTACTTTACTTACATGGTGGTGGCTATGTGCTGGGCTCGCCCAACACCCACCGCAGCCTGATTGGCGCCCTGGCCCAACGCTGCCAGATGCCGGCGCTCAGCATTAACTACCGTAAAGCGCCGGAGTATCCTTTCCCGGCCGCCCTGCAGGATGCGCTCATGGCTTACCGTTGGCTACTGCAGGAAGGGTTTCAACCCAACAACATCATAATAGCCGGCGACTCTGCCGGGGGCGGCCTGGCCCTGGCCCTGCTGCTGGCCCTGCGCGACGGGGGCGAGGCCCTACCCGCCGCGGCTATCGGCCTTTCTCCCTGGACGGACCTGGCGTTGCCCGTGAGTACCCTGCATCGGTTGGCAGAAGAAGAAACCCAGGTGCTGGAAGCGCTGGAAATCCGGAACTGGGGTGCTATGTATGCGGCCGGTACCGCGCCGGAAAACCCGCTGCTCTCCCCCTCCAAAGCCGCTTTGCACGATCTGCCGCCGCTGCTGATTCAGCTTTCTGATGCCGAAGTGCTTTGTGAAGATGGGCTAGGCTTTGTGCAGAAAGCCCGGGCCGCGGGCGTAGCCATTACGCTGCAGCAGTTTGAGGGGCTGGTGCACTGGTGGCACCTGTTCTGGCGCTTTCTGCCGGAAGGCCGCCAGGCTCTGAATCAGGTATCCACGTTTGTGCACGGCATTTGGGAAGCCCAGGCCGAAGCGGCCCGTTTGGTGCAGGCGGCTCGTAAAAAGGTAAAAACTCCCGCCGCCAGCGCAGTTCGGCTTAGGAAATGGGCCTAG
- a CDS encoding aspartyl protease family protein: protein MFASLPTYSCASRLLLYWRRALLGFLLLLLPASGFSQPAPFQFIKARKHRVEVPFDLQRNLIIVSTKLNGRGPYNFMLDTGVGTSLITDPQLQQELQLPRGQRFQVAGVGEESALEAFLTEGVRVELPGVVAPALNMLVFSDDVLDLSSYVGIPVHGILGRDVFRSFVVEIDPSGGHLILYNPTKYKHPLGRRWTTLPLEMEGDKAYITAKVTLNDSLTLPLKLILDTGAGHALSLETGSDKRLTLPPKVLRTQLGRGLSGYINGYIGRVTSLQLGRYKLKNLLTSFPDDSDVHLRMETFRNGNIGLELLKRFSLVIDYPHNRLLLRPNLLFHDPFEHDMCGLDLVATGPDLRSYVVVKIQPGSPAAEAALQPGDELVTVNLVPANFYTLTVLSRLLHSTDGRSVLFVVRRSDGELHTAMVKLRRQI, encoded by the coding sequence ATGTTTGCCTCTCTGCCCACCTATTCTTGCGCTTCCCGCCTGCTGCTGTACTGGCGCCGTGCGCTGTTGGGCTTTTTGCTGCTTTTGCTGCCCGCATCAGGGTTTAGCCAGCCGGCCCCGTTTCAGTTCATCAAAGCCCGCAAGCATCGGGTAGAGGTGCCTTTTGACCTCCAGCGCAACCTCATTATTGTCAGTACGAAGCTCAACGGCAGAGGCCCGTACAATTTCATGCTGGATACCGGGGTAGGCACCTCCCTCATCACCGATCCGCAACTGCAGCAGGAGCTGCAACTGCCCCGGGGGCAGCGGTTTCAGGTGGCGGGCGTGGGCGAAGAGTCGGCGCTGGAGGCTTTCCTGACGGAAGGCGTGCGGGTGGAGCTGCCGGGCGTGGTGGCGCCCGCCCTCAACATGCTGGTTTTTTCCGATGATGTGCTGGACCTTTCCAGCTACGTGGGCATACCCGTACACGGTATTCTGGGGCGCGACGTCTTCCGGAGCTTTGTGGTGGAGATAGATCCTAGCGGCGGGCATCTGATTTTGTATAATCCGACTAAATACAAGCACCCTCTGGGCCGCCGCTGGACTACTTTGCCCCTGGAAATGGAGGGAGACAAAGCCTACATCACCGCCAAAGTAACCCTGAATGATTCCCTGACGCTCCCGCTCAAATTAATTCTGGATACCGGTGCCGGGCACGCTCTTTCCCTGGAAACCGGCTCGGATAAACGCCTCACCCTGCCCCCTAAAGTATTGCGCACCCAGCTGGGCCGCGGGCTCAGTGGCTACATAAACGGGTATATAGGGCGGGTGACTTCCCTGCAGCTGGGGCGCTACAAACTCAAAAACCTGCTCACCTCTTTCCCCGATGATTCTGATGTGCACCTGCGCATGGAAACCTTCCGCAACGGCAACATTGGCCTGGAGCTGTTGAAGCGGTTTTCGCTGGTAATAGACTACCCGCACAATCGGCTGTTGCTGCGGCCTAACCTTCTCTTCCACGACCCCTTTGAGCACGATATGTGCGGCCTCGACCTGGTAGCCACCGGGCCCGATTTACGCTCGTATGTAGTGGTGAAAATTCAGCCGGGCTCCCCGGCCGCGGAGGCCGCCCTGCAACCCGGCGACGAGCTGGTGACGGTTAATCTGGTGCCGGCCAACTTCTACACCCTCACCGTGCTTAGCCGCCTGCTGCACTCCACGGACGGGCGCAGCGTATTATTTGTGGTGCGCCGTTCCGATGGGGAGCTGCACACGGCCATGGTGAAGCTCCGGCGGCAGATTTAA
- a CDS encoding o-succinylbenzoate synthase yields MALHLRYTRRALQFNFPARTSRGALSEHVAWYLHLTDEHQPQRQGIGEAAPLAGLSPDYRPDMETYLAELCRRFNAAGYQVFSPADVPTLIGPEWPAVRFALETAALDWQQGGRRILFDTAFSRGEAGLPINGLIWMGDAAFMREQIRRKLAEGYSCLKLKIGSLDFATELELLTEIRAVASPAELTLRVDANGAFTPENAAQRLEQLARFSLHSIEQPVQPGQPALMATLCQTSPVSIALDEELIGITDPQAQAQLLDTLQPAYIILKPTLLGGIAATRRWVSLARERGIGWWLTSALESNIGLNAVSQLTAELQVGDFPQGLGTGLLYHNNVASPLYIRHGYLHYPAGGTWETPG; encoded by the coding sequence ATGGCTTTACATCTGCGCTACACCCGCCGTGCTCTGCAGTTTAACTTCCCGGCCCGCACCTCTCGCGGCGCCCTCTCCGAGCACGTGGCCTGGTACCTGCACCTGACGGATGAGCACCAGCCCCAGCGGCAGGGAATAGGGGAGGCCGCCCCGCTGGCCGGCCTCAGCCCCGACTACCGCCCGGATATGGAAACGTATCTGGCGGAGCTGTGCCGCCGCTTTAATGCCGCCGGGTACCAGGTATTTTCTCCAGCAGACGTACCCACCCTGATAGGGCCGGAATGGCCGGCCGTGCGCTTTGCCCTGGAAACCGCCGCTTTGGACTGGCAGCAAGGCGGCCGCCGGATTCTTTTCGATACCGCTTTTAGCCGCGGAGAAGCCGGGCTGCCCATCAATGGTCTTATCTGGATGGGTGACGCCGCCTTTATGCGGGAGCAGATTCGCCGCAAGCTCGCGGAAGGCTATTCCTGCCTGAAGCTGAAAATAGGCAGCCTTGATTTTGCCACGGAGCTGGAGTTGCTAACCGAAATTCGCGCCGTAGCCAGCCCCGCCGAGCTCACCTTGCGGGTAGATGCCAACGGCGCTTTCACGCCCGAAAATGCCGCCCAGCGCCTGGAGCAGCTGGCCCGGTTCAGCCTCCACTCCATTGAGCAGCCCGTGCAGCCGGGGCAGCCGGCCCTCATGGCCACCCTGTGCCAGACCTCGCCCGTGTCTATTGCCCTGGACGAGGAGCTGATTGGCATCACAGATCCTCAGGCGCAGGCCCAACTCTTGGATACCCTGCAACCTGCTTATATTATTCTAAAGCCCACGCTCTTGGGTGGTATAGCCGCCACCCGCCGTTGGGTTTCTTTGGCCCGGGAGCGAGGCATTGGCTGGTGGCTGACTTCGGCCTTGGAATCAAATATTGGGTTGAATGCCGTGAGCCAGCTAACGGCCGAGCTGCAGGTAGGTGATTTCCCGCAGGGCCTGGGCACAGGGCTGCTGTACCATAATAACGTAGCCAGTCCGCTGTATATCCGGCACGGGTACCTTCATTACCCTGCCGGCGGTACCTGGGAAACGCCGGGCTAA
- the egtB gene encoding ergothioneine biosynthesis protein EgtB: MPEVLNPPARTSEALRARYALVRAQTEAICQPLLPEDTVVQPMLDVSPPKWHLAHTTWFFETFLLREYLPGYTVFHPEYAYLFNSYYNSLGSRVNRADRGTISRPALADVYAYRAAVDVAIRRLLDTHAAELPDVFYELFELGLQHEQQHQELLLTDIKYILSTSPLAPAYRAAPQNPTEAPLPPPAAWLPVAGGVYTIGQQEAGFCFDNELPSHPTYVADFSLQNRLVTNADYLAFMEAGGYQDFRFWLGEGWDLVQQHTWQAPLYWVKRPEGWFQFTMRGLQPLQLAAPVTHVSFYEADAYANWAGARLPTEAEWEIAARQFASAAPTGNFQESGLFHPRPLPPHASPTECHQLWGDVWEWTYSAYHPYPGYHKAAGALGEYNGKFMINQLVLRGGSCATPASHIRLSYRNFFHADKRWQFTGIRLAR; encoded by the coding sequence ATGCCTGAAGTACTGAATCCTCCCGCCCGCACCAGCGAAGCCCTGCGGGCGCGCTACGCCCTGGTACGGGCCCAGACGGAGGCCATTTGCCAGCCGCTGCTGCCCGAGGATACCGTGGTGCAGCCCATGCTGGACGTGAGCCCGCCCAAATGGCACCTGGCGCATACCACCTGGTTTTTTGAAACCTTCCTGCTGCGCGAGTACCTGCCCGGCTATACCGTGTTCCACCCGGAGTACGCTTACCTGTTCAACTCCTACTATAACTCCCTGGGCAGCCGCGTAAACCGCGCCGACCGGGGCACCATTTCCCGGCCGGCCCTGGCCGATGTGTATGCCTACCGCGCTGCTGTTGATGTAGCCATCCGTCGTTTGCTGGACACCCACGCCGCGGAGCTGCCCGATGTATTTTATGAGCTGTTTGAGCTGGGCCTGCAGCACGAGCAGCAGCACCAGGAATTGCTGCTCACAGATATAAAATACATTCTGAGCACCAGTCCACTGGCCCCAGCTTACCGCGCGGCACCCCAAAACCCCACCGAAGCCCCGCTGCCCCCACCAGCTGCCTGGCTACCCGTGGCGGGCGGCGTATATACTATTGGCCAGCAGGAGGCGGGCTTTTGCTTTGACAATGAGCTACCCAGTCACCCTACCTACGTTGCCGACTTCAGCCTGCAAAACCGGCTGGTGACTAATGCAGATTACCTGGCGTTTATGGAGGCCGGGGGCTACCAGGACTTTCGCTTCTGGCTGGGCGAAGGCTGGGACCTGGTGCAGCAGCACACCTGGCAGGCTCCACTTTACTGGGTGAAGCGGCCGGAAGGGTGGTTCCAGTTTACCATGCGCGGCCTGCAGCCGCTGCAGCTGGCCGCCCCCGTTACGCACGTAAGCTTTTATGAGGCCGATGCTTACGCCAACTGGGCTGGGGCCCGCCTGCCCACCGAGGCAGAATGGGAAATTGCGGCCCGCCAGTTTGCCTCTGCTGCACCCACCGGCAACTTTCAGGAAAGCGGCCTGTTTCATCCCCGCCCTCTGCCGCCCCATGCTTCCCCTACAGAATGTCATCAGCTTTGGGGCGACGTTTGGGAATGGACTTATTCCGCCTACCACCCCTACCCCGGCTACCACAAAGCAGCCGGCGCGCTGGGCGAGTACAACGGCAAGTTTATGATCAATCAACTGGTGCTGCGCGGGGGCTCCTGCGCAACGCCCGCCAGCCATATCCGGCTGAGCTACCGCAACTTCTTCCACGCCGATAAGCGCTGGCAGTTTACCGGTATCCGGTTGGCGCGCTAG
- the egtD gene encoding L-histidine N(alpha)-methyltransferase, with amino-acid sequence MPAPSSAPASAIDTDLAQHVRQGLSRTPKTLSSMYFYDDEGSRLFQQIMQLPEYYPTRTELGIFTTQQAAISKALRPAGNQPFRLLELGAGDGLKTKVLLRHLLEEKARFTYEPVDISSGALSGLAASLQKELPQLQVEPIEADYFSALAQVRQDDVPKAVLFLGSNIGNFLPDDRQKFLQQLSGYLGPDDRLLIGFDLQKDPRLIRAAYDDRQGVTAAFNLNLLARLNRELGADFDLQHWAHYTDYDPLDGAVRSFLVSRRAQTVHFADLNLHVPFAAWEIIHTENSYKFTRPQIEELAAAADLQVVDFFTDERQYFADVVLAPVPSA; translated from the coding sequence ATGCCTGCACCTTCCTCTGCGCCTGCTTCTGCTATTGATACCGACCTGGCCCAACACGTACGCCAGGGCCTGAGCCGTACCCCCAAAACATTGTCATCGATGTACTTCTACGATGATGAGGGCAGCCGGCTGTTTCAGCAGATTATGCAGCTGCCGGAATACTACCCCACGCGCACCGAGCTGGGTATTTTTACGACGCAGCAGGCCGCCATTTCCAAGGCCCTGCGCCCAGCGGGCAACCAGCCCTTCCGGCTGCTGGAGCTGGGCGCCGGCGACGGTCTGAAAACCAAAGTGCTGCTCCGGCATTTGCTGGAGGAGAAAGCGCGCTTCACCTATGAGCCCGTTGATATTTCCAGTGGCGCCCTGAGCGGGCTGGCGGCCAGCCTGCAAAAGGAGCTGCCCCAGCTGCAGGTAGAGCCCATTGAGGCCGATTATTTCTCTGCCCTGGCTCAGGTACGGCAGGATGACGTCCCCAAAGCCGTGCTGTTTCTAGGCTCCAACATCGGCAACTTTTTGCCCGATGACCGCCAGAAGTTTCTGCAGCAGCTTTCCGGCTACCTCGGCCCCGACGACCGGCTACTCATTGGCTTTGACCTGCAGAAAGACCCCCGCCTGATTCGGGCGGCCTACGACGACAGGCAGGGTGTAACGGCCGCTTTCAACCTGAACCTGCTCGCCCGCCTGAACCGGGAGCTGGGCGCCGATTTTGACCTGCAGCACTGGGCCCACTACACCGATTATGACCCGCTGGATGGTGCCGTGCGCTCTTTCCTGGTTAGCCGCCGTGCCCAAACTGTGCATTTCGCGGACCTGAACCTGCATGTACCCTTCGCTGCCTGGGAAATTATTCACACTGAAAACTCCTACAAATTTACCCGCCCTCAGATTGAAGAGCTGGCCGCCGCCGCCGACCTGCAGGTAGTGGATTTCTTCACCGATGAGCGGCAATATTTTGCCGATGTGGTGCTGGCCCCGGTTCCATCGGCTTAA
- a CDS encoding pyridoxal phosphate-dependent aminotransferase — translation MSASASDVISLASGYSYFPTPPLVLEQLQPYLQGSKLPDSPAAGLPELRQVLARQYAAGQVSPDQVVVTAGAKSALYAVLRAVIRPGDEVLLPTPNWFGFDALVAEAGGILKQLPLSPDDNYSLSPAALGAALTPRTRVFLFSNPCNPTGRIYSHQELEALLHITGQHPRLLVISDEIYNLVSFGPPVPSLLDFPDPQQQHIVVNGFSKSLALINWGLGYLVAPQPLAQECTRWQHATSGAVASLNQLAGLAAARNASTIATDLVAQLQPLRQLMLSLLQDIPGVGLTPTEGTYYTFPDFRAFLNPDLPPEAASQALTSRLRAAGVEVVDGASCHAPGFARLSCAVPEPELRTGLARLRDALLAR, via the coding sequence ATGTCTGCTTCTGCTTCTGATGTAATTAGTCTGGCCTCGGGCTATTCTTATTTTCCTACCCCGCCGCTGGTGCTGGAGCAGCTCCAGCCCTACCTGCAGGGCTCTAAACTTCCAGATAGCCCGGCTGCCGGCCTGCCCGAGCTGCGGCAGGTCCTGGCGCGGCAGTATGCGGCCGGCCAGGTAAGCCCCGACCAGGTGGTGGTAACTGCCGGGGCTAAATCAGCCTTATATGCTGTGCTAAGGGCAGTAATACGCCCCGGCGACGAAGTGCTGCTGCCTACTCCCAATTGGTTTGGGTTTGATGCGCTGGTAGCCGAAGCGGGAGGCATTCTAAAGCAGCTGCCTCTTTCCCCCGACGATAATTACTCTCTCTCGCCAGCCGCGCTGGGAGCAGCCCTCACGCCCCGCACCCGGGTTTTCCTGTTTTCCAATCCCTGCAACCCCACAGGGCGCATTTACAGCCACCAGGAATTAGAAGCGCTGCTGCACATTACCGGCCAGCATCCGCGCCTACTGGTCATCAGCGACGAAATCTACAACCTGGTTTCCTTTGGTCCACCGGTGCCTTCCCTGCTCGATTTCCCCGATCCGCAGCAGCAGCACATAGTGGTAAATGGCTTTTCCAAGTCGCTGGCGCTTATCAACTGGGGGCTGGGGTATCTGGTAGCGCCGCAGCCGCTGGCCCAGGAGTGCACGCGCTGGCAGCATGCTACCAGCGGGGCCGTGGCCAGCCTGAATCAGTTGGCCGGGTTGGCTGCCGCGCGCAACGCCAGTACTATTGCTACCGATCTGGTAGCGCAGCTGCAGCCTTTGCGCCAGCTCATGCTCAGCTTGCTGCAGGATATTCCCGGGGTTGGTCTGACTCCTACCGAAGGCACCTATTATACCTTCCCTGATTTCCGCGCGTTTCTTAACCCAGACCTTCCTCCCGAGGCAGCCTCACAGGCCCTTACCAGCCGGCTGCGGGCCGCGGGCGTGGAGGTGGTAGATGGGGCCAGCTGTCATGCGCCCGGGTTTGCCCGCCTCTCCTGCGCCGTGCCGGAGCCGGAGCTGCGCACGGGCCTGGCCCGCCTGCGAGATGCCCTACTGGCGCGGTAA